Proteins co-encoded in one Spirochaetota bacterium genomic window:
- a CDS encoding cytochrome c3 family protein — MFCNLLIKTFLLFLILLISSHGFMSQFSYARVSGECSNCHTMHNSQNGSNVILEGSLYSLTNNSCIGCHSHSNAVTYELCGCEVPVVYTIGGVSYDECLAGGIFYWVEHDGDIYGHNAISSNDGILSIAPGLSDSTGAISCTGSCHYKLTQWEWRWWGCPSQHRDYIGVGCVACYTPAHHKCGEAIPIADDEDGWFRFLAIKHSPVPGPDTDIRNV, encoded by the coding sequence ATGTTTTGTAATTTATTAATTAAGACATTTTTATTATTTTTAATTTTATTAATTTCTTCACACGGATTCATGTCTCAATTCTCCTATGCCAGAGTCTCTGGTGAATGCTCTAATTGTCACACTATGCATAATAGTCAAAATGGTAGTAATGTTATTCTGGAAGGATCTCTATACTCACTAACAAATAATTCTTGCATCGGTTGTCATTCTCATTCTAATGCTGTAACCTATGAGCTATGCGGGTGTGAAGTTCCGGTGGTTTATACTATAGGCGGTGTGTCCTATGATGAATGCCTTGCAGGGGGAATTTTTTACTGGGTGGAACATGATGGAGATATTTATGGTCATAATGCCATCAGCAGCAATGATGGCATACTCAGTATTGCCCCGGGTCTCAGTGATAGTACAGGCGCAATCAGTTGCACAGGTAGTTGTCATTATAAACTGACTCAATGGGAATGGCGTTGGTGGGGTTGCCCTTCACAGCACCGAGATTATATCGGTGTCGGATGTGTGGCTTGTTACACTCCAGCTCATCATAAATGCGGCGAGGCTATACCAATTGCTGATGACGAGGACGGTTGGTTTCGCTTTTTAGCAATAAAGCATAGCCCGGTGCCTGGACCGGACACTGATATTAGAAATGTTTAA
- a CDS encoding cytochrome c3 family protein: MNKKRMFLIPCIAGFVFVFVGYMADVSFATISGECSNCHTMHNSQGRSPMATYGDPSEPWTGEGPYSLLTRGDCLGCHGMGTGNRIETINGSDIPQVYHQDIVDLAGGNFAYITGVKGSGASDAKGHNVIDLGPGRLEGTILEDPPGGHGPNPNIFTCAGHGGCHGYRNDESGLASLKGAHHRNVDGKCDIADEVYNSYRFLKYIKGLENPIDDWENVNSTSHNEYYGETTPALSNFPNPCSSCHDMGNEELRPPSSTISGFCASCHGNFHAVSGIGGDSVSPFTRHPTDIVLKGTGEYAAYTNYNVIAPVGRTTVPDTPSDTVTPGTDVVTCLSCHGAHATDYPDLLRWDYTGMIAGGGGDDGNGCFVCHTTKDDS; encoded by the coding sequence ATGAATAAAAAAAGAATGTTTTTAATTCCATGTATAGCTGGTTTTGTGTTTGTTTTTGTGGGGTACATGGCTGATGTGTCATTTGCTACGATAAGCGGCGAATGTTCCAACTGTCACACAATGCACAACAGCCAGGGTAGATCTCCGATGGCTACATATGGCGATCCTAGTGAGCCCTGGACCGGCGAAGGTCCTTATAGCTTGCTTACTCGCGGTGACTGTTTGGGATGTCATGGTATGGGAACTGGCAATAGAATTGAAACCATAAACGGTAGTGATATTCCTCAAGTCTATCATCAAGATATTGTAGACCTTGCTGGAGGAAATTTTGCCTATATCACTGGTGTAAAGGGAAGCGGCGCATCGGATGCCAAGGGGCATAATGTAATTGATCTTGGCCCTGGCAGGCTTGAAGGAACAATACTCGAGGATCCCCCAGGGGGACATGGGCCTAATCCCAACATCTTCACTTGTGCCGGTCATGGAGGTTGTCATGGATACCGTAACGATGAAAGTGGGCTAGCGTCACTCAAAGGCGCTCATCATCGAAATGTTGATGGCAAATGCGACATCGCTGATGAAGTGTACAACAGCTATCGCTTTCTCAAATATATCAAGGGATTGGAAAATCCGATTGATGATTGGGAGAATGTTAATAGCACAAGCCATAATGAATATTATGGCGAAACCACTCCCGCTTTGAGTAATTTTCCAAACCCATGCTCATCCTGTCATGATATGGGTAATGAAGAACTTAGACCACCAAGTAGTACCATAAGCGGATTCTGCGCGTCTTGTCACGGAAATTTTCATGCTGTATCAGGGATAGGCGGGGATTCTGTTTCACCCTTTACAAGGCATCCAACAGACATTGTCCTGAAGGGCACCGGAGAATATGCAGCTTATACAAATTACAATGTGATAGCGCCGGTTGGGAGAACCACTGTTCCAGACACGCCAAGTGATACTGTTACTCCCGGGACGGATGTTGTCACGTGTTTGTCCTGTCATGGCGCTCATGCCACAGATTATCCTGATCTTTTGAGATGGGATTATACTGGAATGATAGCTGGAGGCGGTGGCGATGATGGTAATGGTTGTTTTGTCTGTCATACAACTAAAGATGATAGCTAA
- a CDS encoding cytochrome c3 family protein gives MKKDVKHSVSVFFIFALSIAIICIMPGYVQARVSGECVNCHTMHNSQGGDDVDGDGPYSSLLTTDCVGCHSSAVFTTYYDLGGCNVPVVLFTGGEPATYLAGGNFYWVKEGLGGDDTKGHNVFLGEDDDNLSEAPGGFPTGCVDSCHVNLSQPFPDPGFSYGDINGKYGCQGCHVNPRHHANDHDNGVSGLVDGGDMGWYRFLSAHQPDDFGVKGFEDGDWEAGHPNHLPGTSAHNEYRGDPASHYGIHASDRGDISGFCTGCHAYYSSAYAFDDIQGQKNSHGNWIRHPSDSVIPDDGEYADVGGVSHLYDPLSPVGKPSIDSTPDTTVTPGADMVMCISCHRPHGSPYADMLRWDYTEQVAGGGGLTDDQGCFYCHTLKNE, from the coding sequence ATGAAAAAAGACGTTAAACATTCGGTTTCTGTTTTTTTCATCTTTGCTCTATCGATAGCCATTATTTGTATAATGCCTGGCTATGTTCAGGCAAGGGTATCTGGAGAGTGCGTTAATTGTCATACTATGCACAATTCTCAAGGCGGAGACGATGTTGATGGTGACGGCCCTTACTCTTCTTTGCTTACAACAGACTGTGTGGGCTGTCATTCCTCCGCCGTCTTCACCACCTATTATGATCTGGGCGGATGTAATGTCCCGGTAGTGCTCTTTACCGGGGGTGAGCCTGCCACATATCTTGCGGGAGGCAATTTTTACTGGGTAAAAGAGGGGTTAGGTGGTGATGATACTAAAGGGCATAATGTATTCTTGGGTGAAGATGACGATAATTTATCTGAAGCTCCTGGTGGTTTCCCAACAGGATGTGTTGATAGTTGTCATGTAAATTTGAGTCAACCCTTCCCTGATCCAGGTTTTTCTTATGGTGATATTAATGGCAAATATGGTTGTCAGGGGTGTCATGTAAACCCAAGGCATCATGCAAATGATCACGATAATGGCGTTTCAGGTTTAGTTGATGGTGGAGATATGGGCTGGTATCGTTTTTTATCAGCTCATCAACCCGATGATTTTGGTGTAAAAGGCTTTGAAGATGGTGATTGGGAGGCGGGTCATCCAAACCATTTGCCAGGCACAAGCGCACACAATGAATATAGGGGTGATCCTGCTTCTCATTATGGGATACACGCTTCTGACAGGGGTGACATTTCTGGCTTCTGTACTGGTTGTCATGCATATTATTCCAGCGCATATGCATTTGATGACATACAGGGACAGAAGAATAGCCATGGCAATTGGATACGGCACCCATCGGATAGCGTTATTCCAGATGATGGTGAATATGCGGATGTTGGAGGAGTCAGCCATCTCTATGATCCCCTTTCGCCTGTTGGCAAACCTTCTATAGACAGCACACCTGATACAACTGTTACACCAGGGGCAGATATGGTTATGTGCATTAGCTGTCATAGGCCCCATGGAAGCCCTTATGCGGATATGTTGAGGTGGGATTATACTGAACAGGTTGCTGGTGGCGGAGGTTTGACAGATGATCAAGGCTGTTTTTATTGTCACACACTAAAGAATGAATAA
- a CDS encoding cytochrome c3 family protein: MKKIALIAMIGFIAVAMVGYFANQAMAGVGGVCSNCHTMHNSQGGVPVDADGPNEVLLNNDCIGCHTSAASDPLDDVNNTPFVMLSGASDDNCLAGGFFTTANPLDDNGNNTHDIGATADPAGFNSAETPWYTGNTGDGLGCAGTNGCHGNQTDLNDMAAIAGGHHNTSLAYRMLYIGTAGVLGTPASDYEEALIGTGGVVTDPHNVYSAGVLDPSISELCAKCHGDFHNESGTTEDCGAASPWIRHPTDVDIPGTWAIGDETNDLTRSDYKNNPVGFVGGTETGERRATCLSCHRAHGTANNDLLRWDYGTQVAAGGNAYGCLGCHDAQR; this comes from the coding sequence ATGAAAAAGATTGCTTTAATAGCAATGATTGGCTTTATAGCTGTTGCGATGGTTGGGTATTTTGCAAATCAGGCAATGGCTGGTGTTGGTGGTGTTTGCAGTAATTGTCATACCATGCACAATAGTCAGGGTGGCGTTCCTGTGGATGCTGATGGGCCGAACGAGGTCTTGCTGAATAATGATTGTATAGGATGTCATACTAGCGCGGCTAGTGATCCTTTGGATGATGTCAATAATACTCCCTTTGTAATGCTCAGTGGGGCTAGTGATGATAACTGCTTAGCTGGCGGATTCTTCACGACTGCAAATCCCCTTGACGATAACGGCAACAATACACATGATATCGGCGCAACGGCTGATCCTGCCGGATTTAATTCAGCAGAAACTCCTTGGTATACTGGCAATACAGGTGATGGTCTGGGTTGTGCTGGAACTAATGGTTGTCATGGAAACCAGACTGATCTGAATGATATGGCAGCAATTGCTGGAGGTCATCATAATACATCGCTGGCTTATCGCATGCTCTACATTGGAACTGCTGGTGTTCTTGGGACACCTGCGAGTGACTACGAAGAGGCGTTGATTGGAACTGGTGGTGTAGTTACTGATCCACACAATGTCTATAGCGCTGGTGTTTTGGACCCAAGCATCAGTGAATTGTGCGCCAAATGTCATGGAGATTTCCATAATGAGAGTGGAACAACAGAAGATTGTGGAGCTGCCAGCCCATGGATTAGACACCCCACAGATGTTGATATTCCAGGAACATGGGCAATCGGAGATGAAACCAATGACTTAACCCGAAGTGATTATAAGAACAATCCAGTTGGCTTTGTAGGCGGTACTGAGACTGGAGAGCGTCGTGCTACATGTCTTTCCTGTCATAGAGCACACGGCACAGCAAATAATGATCTTTTAAGATGGGATTACGGCACACAGGTTGCTGCTGGTGGAAATGCATATGGCTGTCTTGGCTGTCATGATGCACAGAGATAA